One Armatimonadota bacterium DNA window includes the following coding sequences:
- a CDS encoding O-antigen ligase family protein — protein sequence MTKSSRVEDPELAHRERVISSLAAIAFVALVATAGFADYLSSWLPRIGGYPAGAILRDGVAAAFIVLAVLVLIWQPLGRQGATATASLPVVARFAIVPFALFATWVLVLVPISPALVPAILGARNLLLYVLVGFATYALVSRRALRSGVVLGVFTAFGFIAASLGILDTLTNGDLVVALGYRRDYSGVTGSENRLIAGASALFEGYVRASGGISNALVFGYLMAAIAVFGTWMLDRAVRQSGWRSIGGAVYLALAILATMACIESLTRGAIVALAVGQLTLVVVRRRRPIAVGALTAVGVALLLTWATQGGLSNNPSGGAVPIQAAQGSQTPASSQPDDSDILGTLGTRITSGDPSSQESSSLRLDQFRRGLESLRARPMGNGLGSEGSASTRAPTPGADLTPDVFVMIVALQTGIVGAVLYGLLLAATIFGAVRRSTEGRDLVLAMVGIFGIAAVLSSSPDAPVLATTIWILILAVSASTVFEGHREGVSPASTETDLIDEPGAGLATT from the coding sequence GTGACGAAGTCTAGTCGCGTCGAGGACCCCGAGTTGGCGCACCGCGAGCGGGTGATCAGCTCCTTGGCCGCCATCGCGTTCGTGGCCTTGGTCGCGACGGCCGGATTTGCAGACTACCTCTCCTCGTGGCTACCGAGGATTGGTGGCTATCCGGCAGGAGCAATCCTGCGAGACGGGGTCGCTGCGGCGTTCATCGTCCTCGCAGTCCTCGTCCTGATTTGGCAGCCATTGGGCCGGCAGGGAGCCACTGCCACCGCCAGTCTTCCGGTTGTTGCTCGCTTCGCAATCGTCCCGTTCGCCCTTTTTGCCACATGGGTGCTCGTACTCGTGCCGATCAGCCCAGCCCTCGTGCCTGCCATCCTCGGCGCAAGGAACCTGTTGCTCTATGTCCTGGTCGGATTCGCCACTTACGCCCTGGTCTCGCGTCGCGCACTCAGGAGTGGTGTCGTCTTGGGAGTATTTACTGCTTTCGGGTTCATCGCGGCGAGCCTCGGCATCCTCGACACCCTCACCAATGGCGACCTCGTTGTCGCACTCGGGTATCGGCGCGACTACTCAGGAGTCACGGGGAGTGAGAACCGTTTGATTGCCGGGGCGTCGGCGCTGTTCGAAGGGTACGTCCGGGCATCCGGCGGGATCTCCAATGCCCTCGTGTTCGGCTACTTGATGGCCGCGATCGCCGTCTTTGGGACGTGGATGCTCGACCGAGCCGTGAGGCAATCCGGGTGGCGCAGCATCGGGGGCGCGGTCTATCTGGCACTCGCAATCCTTGCCACCATGGCCTGCATCGAGTCGCTCACGCGAGGGGCGATCGTGGCACTGGCTGTCGGCCAGCTCACACTCGTCGTTGTGCGGCGACGCAGACCGATTGCCGTCGGCGCCCTGACGGCAGTAGGGGTGGCGCTGCTCCTGACCTGGGCCACCCAGGGGGGACTGTCCAACAATCCATCGGGCGGGGCAGTACCAATTCAGGCTGCGCAAGGAAGCCAGACGCCCGCGTCGAGCCAGCCTGACGACTCTGACATCCTTGGCACACTCGGGACGCGGATCACGTCGGGTGACCCGTCATCGCAGGAATCCTCCAGCCTCCGACTCGACCAGTTCAGGAGAGGGCTCGAAAGCCTCAGGGCTCGACCGATGGGCAACGGCCTTGGAAGCGAGGGCAGCGCGTCCACACGTGCACCAACCCCAGGAGCGGACCTCACGCCGGACGTCTTCGTCATGATCGTCGCGCTCCAGACCGGGATCGTGGGGGCTGTGCTCTACGGCCTACTCTTGGCTGCGACCATATTCGGGGCAGTCCGGCGGTCGACCGAGGGCCGAGACCTTGTGCTGGCGATGGTCGGAATCTTCGGAATCGCGGCGGTGCTGAGCTCGTCCCCGGACGCTCCCGTCCTCGCGACGACAATCTGGATCCTCATCCTGGCCGTCAGCGCTAGCACGGTCTTCGAAGGTCACCGCGAGGGTGTGTCACCGGCGTCAACGGAAACGGACTTGATCGACGAGCCGGGGGCAGGACTGGCGACGACATAG
- a CDS encoding glycosyltransferase family 2 protein, translated as MARRVTAVVLNWNGWRDTIKCVESLRHLDVSPNVLVVDNGSTDESVNQIRAAAPWVRLVLLATNRGFGGGMNAGIASALCDDQDLDFIWLLNNDTLVERHSLGRMIALAESDPKIGIVSNRLVDTDDSGRVQALGGGGLNRWLGTTSTYITPQDRACDHLIGASLLVKPSLLRNIGGFDERYFFFLEDTEFSMRARRSGWRLAVAKDATVFHTRGASIDRGSRVRSLRSDLSAARSSGIFVSGLDLPWRLTAVPLRIAGMLLNRLARAQVDRLLPVTQAYLDGLRIGRRPPVIPRFALDEEQSTIQAIGTETADSASARSCAG; from the coding sequence GTGGCACGGCGAGTCACGGCGGTGGTCCTGAACTGGAACGGCTGGCGGGACACGATCAAGTGTGTCGAGTCGCTACGGCACCTCGACGTGTCACCGAACGTCCTGGTGGTGGACAACGGTTCCACCGATGAGTCAGTGAACCAGATCCGCGCGGCTGCCCCATGGGTCCGTCTCGTTCTGCTCGCGACTAATCGCGGCTTCGGGGGTGGCATGAATGCGGGCATCGCATCGGCGTTGTGCGACGATCAGGACCTCGACTTCATCTGGCTCCTGAACAACGACACCCTCGTCGAACGACACAGCCTTGGGCGCATGATCGCCCTAGCGGAGTCCGACCCGAAGATCGGGATTGTGAGTAACCGACTAGTGGACACCGACGACTCAGGCCGGGTGCAGGCATTGGGCGGCGGGGGTCTCAACCGCTGGCTCGGGACGACCTCGACCTACATCACGCCCCAGGACAGGGCCTGCGACCACTTGATCGGGGCGAGCCTCCTCGTAAAGCCCTCTCTGCTGCGCAACATCGGCGGGTTTGACGAACGCTACTTCTTCTTCCTGGAAGACACCGAATTCAGCATGAGGGCGAGGCGATCGGGTTGGCGGCTGGCTGTCGCCAAAGATGCGACAGTCTTCCACACAAGGGGCGCGTCCATCGACCGCGGCTCACGCGTCCGTAGTCTCCGCTCTGACCTGAGTGCGGCGCGGAGCTCCGGCATCTTCGTGTCTGGCCTTGACTTGCCGTGGCGGCTCACCGCGGTCCCGCTGAGGATTGCGGGCATGCTCCTCAATCGGCTCGCCAGAGCCCAGGTCGACCGGCTGCTACCGGTTACCCAGGCCTACTTGGACGGACTGCGCATTGGGCGACGACCACCCGTCATTCCGCGCTTCGCTCTCGACGAAGAACAATCGACAATCCAGGCGATCGGGACGGAGACCGCAGATAGCGCTTCAGCACGGAGCTGCGCCGGGTGA
- a CDS encoding class I SAM-dependent methyltransferase, with product MLTPKAATYYASDRSDFLNWVGADHGRVLDIGCGAGSNAFWYRNHGASEIVGIEIDPASAALSAVVFDRVICGPVETAIDELEGSFDLIVCADVLEHLVDPWTVIRQLGRVVHAGSNLAISMPNIRFIPALARIAVGRGFTYEDQGIFDITHLRFFTRRDMELALREGGWVPERWGAPSFARLGFGRRLAQRATRGRSDDWLAGQLYVVASPAPGSSIKSVSVDAGDTPSR from the coding sequence TTGCTGACCCCGAAAGCTGCCACTTACTACGCTAGCGATCGTTCTGACTTCCTGAACTGGGTAGGTGCCGACCATGGGCGTGTGCTCGACATCGGTTGCGGCGCCGGCTCGAATGCATTCTGGTACCGGAATCACGGGGCCAGTGAGATCGTCGGGATTGAGATCGATCCGGCCAGCGCGGCGCTTTCGGCGGTGGTCTTCGATCGAGTGATCTGCGGTCCGGTTGAGACCGCCATTGATGAGTTGGAAGGGTCCTTTGATCTCATCGTCTGTGCCGACGTTTTGGAGCACCTCGTCGATCCGTGGACCGTCATTCGTCAGCTGGGTCGCGTCGTGCATGCGGGCTCGAATCTGGCGATCTCAATGCCCAACATTCGTTTCATCCCAGCCCTTGCCCGGATTGCAGTTGGACGTGGGTTCACCTACGAGGATCAAGGGATCTTCGACATAACCCATCTGCGGTTCTTCACCCGCAGGGACATGGAACTCGCCCTTCGCGAGGGAGGTTGGGTCCCGGAGCGGTGGGGTGCGCCGTCTTTCGCGAGGTTAGGGTTCGGTCGTCGTTTGGCGCAGCGAGCGACCCGAGGGCGATCCGACGACTGGCTCGCAGGCCAGCTCTATGTCGTCGCCAGTCCTGCCCCCGGCTCGTCGATCAAGTCCGTTTCCGTTGACGCCGGTGACACACCCTCGCGGTGA
- a CDS encoding flippase produces MTRSILVIGLARAVSLAFGVILLAVLARRLGPGGFGTLQLALAVMAYPLIFVDLGLTTLGLREIARGSPSSEVVDRVVPARLTLLVATLLVLAAGLVLVPVSMELRTVLVVLGIGLPAAALNARWVIQGKRRFGQTAFIDVVTTGSQLLAALILVNPGDEALAAAGALTIAAWTTTATSVLLAGRWPRPRSALGLHIPATILRGLPLGAASIAITIYYSFDTILLGIFRSGEEVAYYAAAYRVILPVLSLAGAVGTVAIPQLSFLVARRDAGTGIAVTRLCRQLVLWALPMAVGGALTAEPIILLVFGPEFLPAVAPFQILIWSVVTVYSNAAFAFLLLARGRDRRYLAAAAAGALVNMGLNLLIIPIAGMLGAALTTIVSELTVLSLLVWWTRDVSFAALPAAMRTAAIPTVVMALVVWPIRYSLLAVPAGIVAFLLVAAATGAIPVRSALARLR; encoded by the coding sequence ATGACGCGTTCCATCCTCGTCATCGGGCTCGCGAGGGCGGTATCACTCGCCTTTGGCGTGATCCTGCTCGCCGTGCTCGCGAGACGCCTCGGTCCTGGCGGGTTCGGCACGCTACAGCTGGCCCTCGCGGTCATGGCCTACCCGCTAATCTTCGTGGACCTTGGCTTGACGACGCTCGGATTGCGGGAGATTGCCCGAGGCAGTCCGTCGTCCGAGGTAGTTGATCGCGTCGTCCCGGCGCGGCTCACGCTACTGGTTGCGACACTACTGGTCCTTGCAGCTGGCCTCGTGCTCGTTCCCGTGAGCATGGAACTGCGGACTGTCCTTGTCGTACTCGGCATCGGGTTGCCGGCGGCCGCGCTGAATGCTCGTTGGGTAATCCAGGGCAAGCGAAGATTCGGTCAGACGGCGTTCATCGACGTCGTCACGACCGGATCGCAATTGCTGGCGGCGCTCATTCTCGTGAACCCCGGGGACGAGGCGTTGGCTGCCGCCGGTGCCTTGACGATCGCGGCATGGACGACCACGGCGACCTCCGTCCTGCTAGCGGGCCGGTGGCCTCGTCCTCGTTCTGCGCTTGGGTTGCACATTCCGGCAACGATCCTTCGTGGGCTGCCGTTGGGAGCGGCGAGTATCGCGATCACCATCTACTACAGCTTCGACACGATCCTGCTGGGCATCTTCAGGAGTGGCGAGGAGGTTGCGTACTACGCCGCCGCGTATCGCGTCATCTTGCCGGTCCTTTCCCTAGCGGGTGCCGTCGGAACGGTGGCGATCCCGCAGCTGTCCTTTCTCGTGGCGAGGAGAGACGCAGGAACGGGCATCGCGGTGACCCGCCTTTGTCGTCAGCTCGTCCTGTGGGCACTCCCAATGGCAGTCGGAGGAGCCCTCACCGCCGAGCCGATCATTCTCCTAGTGTTCGGGCCGGAGTTCTTGCCCGCCGTTGCGCCCTTTCAAATCCTCATCTGGAGCGTCGTCACCGTCTACAGCAACGCAGCATTTGCCTTCCTGCTGCTCGCGCGGGGCCGAGATAGGAGGTATCTGGCAGCCGCTGCTGCCGGAGCGCTCGTGAACATGGGCCTGAATTTGCTTATCATTCCGATTGCCGGAATGCTTGGCGCTGCACTGACCACGATCGTGTCTGAGCTCACAGTGCTGAGCCTGCTGGTGTGGTGGACGAGAGACGTCTCCTTCGCCGCGCTACCAGCCGCCATGCGGACAGCCGCGATCCCGACGGTCGTCATGGCGCTTGTTGTGTGGCCCATTCGCTACTCGCTGCTCGCCGTCCCGGCAGGTATCGTCGCCTTCCTCCTCGTCGCGGCGGCGACAGGTGCGATCCCGGTCCGAAGCGCGCTCGCGAGATTGAGGTAG
- a CDS encoding class I SAM-dependent methyltransferase: MKSLEAQVGSQARLLDVGCWDGAETVRMAALLGARPSGVEIFPEPAAEAERRGIDVAQLDLESSRFPWDDGAFDVVIANQVFEHLKNIWLPMSEILRVTRDGGWLVISTPNLGSLHNRLLMLAGIQPTSIRTFGPHVRGYTSSELLGFVTHGRAYELEQRVGVGFYPLRARLAAPLAHACPGASHTTVLLLRKRHQGDASPWGDYLAHDGGEFQTFYS, translated from the coding sequence ATGAAGTCTCTCGAAGCGCAGGTCGGATCTCAGGCGCGCCTGCTCGATGTCGGGTGCTGGGACGGTGCTGAGACGGTTCGCATGGCCGCCCTCCTCGGTGCACGACCGTCCGGAGTGGAGATATTCCCGGAACCTGCGGCAGAGGCCGAGCGCCGTGGGATCGATGTCGCGCAACTGGACCTTGAATCCAGCCGCTTCCCCTGGGACGACGGCGCATTCGATGTCGTGATCGCTAATCAGGTGTTTGAGCACCTGAAGAACATCTGGCTCCCTATGTCCGAGATCCTCCGGGTGACACGTGACGGCGGGTGGCTGGTGATCTCCACCCCCAACCTCGGCAGCCTCCACAATCGACTCCTCATGTTGGCCGGGATCCAACCAACCTCGATCCGCACCTTTGGCCCACACGTGCGCGGATATACGAGTTCAGAACTGCTGGGATTTGTCACGCATGGTCGTGCGTACGAGCTCGAGCAGCGCGTGGGCGTTGGCTTCTATCCGCTGCGAGCTCGGCTCGCGGCGCCGCTGGCTCATGCGTGTCCGGGTGCGAGCCACACGACCGTCCTGCTCCTCCGCAAACGCCACCAGGGCGATGCCTCGCCGTGGGGCGACTACCTTGCGCATGACGGTGGCGAGTTCCAGACCTTCTACTCGTGA